The following DNA comes from Mus pahari unplaced genomic scaffold, PAHARI_EIJ_v1.1 scaffold_9304_1, whole genome shotgun sequence.
CAGCGGCATCTGAAGCAATAACTCgggacagaagcagcagaagcaataACATGGGACAGTGGCAGCTGAAGCAATAACAtgggacagcagcagcagaagcaataACATGGGACAGCGGCAGCTGAAGCAATAACATGGGACAGCNNNNNNNNNNNNNNNNNNNNNNNNNNNNNNNNNNNNNNNNNNNNNNNNNNTAACATGGGACAGCGGCAGCTGAAGCAATAACAtgggacagcagcagcagaagcaataACATGGGACAGCGGCAGCTGAAGCAATAACATGGGACCGCAGCAGCTGAAGCAATAACATGGGACAGCAGCAGCTGAAGCAATAAGGACAGGACACATGGATTCCTTTACACAGGACTTACTAACAGACAGGatagagagatggaaaagaacactctctctcttctacaggtcctgggttcaattcccagttccccacatgatggctcagagCTCACAACCTTCTGGTAACTCCAAGTCTAAGGGACTTGATTCACTCTTTTTGCCTCCAAGGGAAGCAGGGTCAAAagtgttttaaattattcatgcagacaaaacacccatacacatttttttaacatACTAGAGAAAAAAAGGTTATAGGATAATTAAAAATTAGGTTAAATTATTTAAGATCTGTGACCTCAATTAAACAAGAATTGTGTGAATTTACAAAATAGAACTACCAAATTTTAAAGTCAATAATGCTAACTAGAGTATAGAAAAGtcaattatttctgtttttacatttGCTCATTTTGCTTTAATGTATAGTAGTATTTTCAAGAAGGTAAGTATGGTACCATACATGTTTCCGGTGTGCTCAGACATCAGAAGTAGACATGggtttccctggaactggagttatggatggtttcaatccatcatgtaggtgctgggaactaaactcaggtcttctgcaagagcaaagAGTGAGATTAACCAGTGATGCATCTTAAAAgtcctttgaatatatatatgctttttgagacagtgtttctctgtgtagccatggctgtcctggaactcactctgtagaccaggctggcctcgaactcagaaatctacctgccttagttaaattaatatatatgtatataaatttaaatcatcAGGTCATTTCCAATTGTGTATTAAACAGCCTAACTTTAGATGTAATATTGAATTATACACTGTAGGAAGTAACTGTTTTCTGAGATTTACTTTCAAACACTGTTAGGTTGGTGAGTAAAGTGAACTGGAACATGAAAGcaaatggctggctgtgagctgctTGTCTTTAAAAGTCACAAAGGTGTGGGTTAAAGATGTCTGACTTTTGCATATGTTGCAAATGAGATATAGAGGGAAACGGGTTATACTTCATATTTCTAATCACAAAGGTCAGCTATCGCCTTCCTGTTGGCAGAAAATTACATCTGGTCTCCAGTATCTCCATGGGAGAAAAGAGCGGGCAGGCTGGGAGCAGAGCTGGCAGTACTTAACAGGACATGCAAAAATCTTTGTAGAGATGGTGACGAACTCTGAGAAACGGTGAATGAAGAGTTGACCTCCAGTACATAGCTAAAGTCAATACTAGAGTCAGGAGCAATGTCCCTGGCTAAAGGAAGCCAAAAGAACAACCTCAATGTTTcataacattttgaaataatcCAGGTGTTACCCGACTGTCTGAAAATCCCTGTCCTAATTCTGCAAGCTTGCCTTCAGGGCCCAGGCAAGCCTATCTGTACCATATATAAGCTGTGGAATGGAACAGGGCACACACTATTCTGTTAACTCTGCATTCTGTCTCTCCACATCCTATCCTCATCTCCAGGAACCATGTCTACCAAAACTACCATCAGGAGTCAAACGAGCCACTGTGGCTTCAGTGCCAGCTCAGCCAGAGTGCCCGTGCTCAACCGCTCTGGCTTCagcagtgtgtctgtgtgccactcCCGGGGCATCAGTGGCTCCGGTGCAGTGTGTGGAGGAGCTGGCTTTGGCAGCAGAAGCCTCTATGGTGTAGGAAGATCCAAGAGGATCTCCATCAGAGGGGGCAGCTGTGGCATTGGAGGAGGCTATGGCAGCTGCTTTGGAGGAGGCTTCGGCattggaggaggagctggaggtaGCTTTGGTTTTGGTGCTGGAGCTGGCTTTGGTGGTGGCTATGGGGGAGCTGGCTTCCCGGTGTGCCCACCTGGAGGCATCCAAGAGGTCACCATCAACAAGAGCCTCCTCACTCCCCTGAACCTGCAAATTGACCCCACCATCCAGCAGGTCAGGACTGAGGAGAGGGAGCAGATCAAGACCCTCAACAACAAGTTTGCCTCCTTCATCGACAAGGTGAGACATGGTCCTTCCTAGAGCTGCCTGTGAGTCTACAGTGAAAGATGATCAAAAGTGGAGAGAAGATGTTTCAGACTTGGCTCTGATGTTGCTTTATTTCTAGTTAATCCTCTGTGCTGGTTTCTGTTCTTCTTCAGTTTGACTGGCATCTGGAAATCAGGGTCAGCATTCCTCTCCTCCAGAGTTGGTCCTACAAGAGTGTCTAATCCCAATGGACTAAGTTGACATGAAGACTCACACAATAGAGGACTGTAGTGAGATGAAAGTCTATATCTGTGTATAGTGCAGCTGGGGGACATGCCAGCCTCACTAAGCTGTAGTACACTCCAGCAACACACTGCCAGGCTGCCAGTGCTCTGCCAGAGTGCTCTGCCTTCCTtagagaggtggtggtggtgcttcACTCTAGAGTGTCCCTCTCAGACCCAGGACCAGGTTCTACCTACACTGAATGAGTTTAGTCAGACAGCCTGAGAAGGCACCCACACTAGTGAAGGGGtcatagaaggaagaaagacaaacttTTCCTCCTCATGCTTGGCTCCTCCAGGTGCGGTTCCTGGAGCAGCAGAACAAGGTACTGGACACCAAGTGGGCCCTGCTGCAGCAGCAGGGCACCAAGACTGTGAGGCAGAACCTGGAGCCTATGTTTGAGCAGTACATCAGTAACCTCCGCAGACAGCTGGACTGCATCATTGGAGAGAGGGGTCGCCTGGACTCTGAGCTGAGGAACATGCAGGACACAGTGGAGGACTACAAGAGCAAGTGAGttacaaagaaggaagaatataGTCTCCTAACTTTATAAAAATGGAATCCCAAATCAAGAGAAGGGCTCCATGATTTAAGAAAGCTTGGTCACAGAGATGACAATGACAGCTTATTGTCAAAGAGCAAATGCCTAAGACCAAGGAGGGCCTAGGCTTATAGGACATTGGGGGATAGAAAAGGAATGAAtcagtatattaaaataaatcaccTTTTAGCCATGCTTGGGTATATTATATTCAGAAAATATGGGGGCAGAGTCACAGGCTGCCATTGATGCCATCACCTAATTGGCTCCAATGTGGTACACCTTTCCTCTCATAGATATGAAGATGAAATCAACAGGCGtacaaaagaagagaatgaattTGTGGTGCTGAAGAAGGTGAGCTGACTAATCACAGAGATGGGTTCCTCaactgagagacagaaatggtATTGCCTGTCTGGTCCATTCCAGAGAAACAGTGGTGGTGGAGACAGAGGTGAATGGTCTGGGCTAGAGAGTTAACCTGACTCCCTGTTGTTCACGGTGTTCTCAGGATGTAGATGCTGCCTACATGAACAAGACTGAACTGCAAGCCAAGGCAGACAGTCTGACAGATGAGATCAACTTCCTGAGAATTATTTATGAGGCAGTAAGTCCCCAAATTCTCCCCttctatctctttctccttctcattcCCTTCATATTTTCTGGTGCTAAGTGTTGGGAACCTCTGTGATCCACACAGAGATGCCCCTGGCAATTTCTGTTCTGCAGGAACTGTCTCAGGTACAAACTGATGTCTCAGACACATCTGTGGTCCTCTCCATGGACAACAACCGCAGCCTGGACCTGGACAGCATCATTGCCGAGGTCAAGGCCAAGTATGAGAACATTGCTCAGAGAAGTCGGGCTGAAGCTGAGACTTTATACCAAACTAAAGTGAGTGTTGGGATGCAGGGTAATAAGGATGCCTGGGAACCAGTCTAAACTCCAtgagtctctgagttcaataATGGAAACCCCTTAAAGTGAAGCTCTGGTGTTCTCACAGTAAAAGTATTATGCCCTTGTGTTATGGAAGGATATTTTAATCTAAGAGTTTATTCTAAGGAAAAGATCCCAGAGGTAGATGcaaagttaaaataaatggggTCCATGGCTCTTTTTGCTTATACTCTGAACATGGATTCTCAGGATACACTAAAAAACAATTTCACTTAATGAGGGAAAAATGGAGTCTGTAGTCTCCTAAAGCTTGTCTTGCAGAAAAGCCAACGCATCCATGAAAGTGTGTGCCACTTAGCAATGAATTTGCTTCTGCATGTAACAACTCGCATAAATGTTCTCTCTTTGATTGGCCTTCAGTATGAGGAGCTGCAGGTCACAGCTGGCAGACATGGGGACGACCTGCGCAACACCAAGCAGGAGATCGCTGAGATCAAACACAGTATCCAGAGGCTGCAATCTGAGATCAAGCATCTTGAGAAGCAGGTAGGGTAGACAGAGAGACGCATGGGTTGCTGGCCATTGTTTCCTGTCCTCTAAGTCTTGCTCACCAGAAACCACAGTCTGGGGCTCAGCCTCTGCAGAGATGCACACTTCAAGATTGTTTTTGTTGCTCTCTCCTCAGAGTGCAAATCTGCAAGCTGCTATTGCTGATGCTGAGCGACGTGGGGAGATGGCCCTGAAGGATGCCAGGGACAAGCtggaaggactgagggatgcCCTGCAGAAGGCCAAACAGGAAATGGCCAGGCTGCTGAATGAGTACCAGGATATCATGAATGTCAAGCTGGGCCTTGATGCAGAAATCGACTCCTATAGGATActtctggaaggagaggaggacagGTGGGTAACTACATCCTCCAACCCCTGAGGACAGCTCCATGAGGCCAGCACTGAGCACAAGATGAGGGAGCAGTGGCTGTGCCCACCATGGTCACTTCAAGCAACTCCTtgctgtgctggagagatggttcagtgtttagtTCTTCTAGAGTTACTGActtcaattctcagcagccatATGATGGCTCACTATCATCTCTACTGGGATACAGTTCCCTCTTCTTGTATGTCTGAAAACAGGTACAGTGAACCcaaatacatagaataaataaaggactatttttaaaaatatttctttccagAAGATTTTTGAACCTATAATAGATTGGGGGTCCCCATGGAGACTGAAGACATGGCTGCCCAGTTCTCACCTGCTGCTTTCCTCTCTTAGGTTCAATGGTGACGGCGTTGGTCCAGTCAACATCTGTAAGTACTCTGCCTGTCTGAATCCCTTTCCCCTGCCCTTGTGCCTGGGTCAGCTGGCCACAGTGTGCTCGCCATGTCTGTAgtatcctcttcctccttcacagcTGTGGTGCAGTCCACCGTGTCCAGCGGCTATGGCAGCACAGGTGGTGCCAGCAGCAGCTTAGGCCTGTGTGGAGGCAGCAGCCATTCCTATGCCAGTAGCCATGGTACTGGATGTGGCTTCAGTGCTGGCAGTAGCAGAGCCATCAGAGGTGGCCTCAACTCCTCTGGTGGAAATACTTCCACCATCAAATATACCACTGCCTCCTACGGCAGGAAGCGCTAAAGGCACTGAAGTCCCAACCACCAGAGCTTGTGGTGGACCCCTAATATCCTGCCTGTAATGCCCTGTGTTCAGGGGCATCCTCGTGCCTGGATCTCCTCCTTTGCTGTCTGCTTGGGTGTGAGGAGGCTGGCTCCTCTGGCTCCTCTTGGGATCTCACTGCTCATCTTTTGATTCATCCTCTGAGCTCACATCACAACTCTCACACACTTGGTGCTTCATGCTGTATTTGGgtttccaggctcctgcctcccttcctctatCAGGGGTGCCAGTGAAAGGttgtctctgtcttcttcattCTGGAAATCATTGTCTGGTTCTTACTCAAGAAATGCACACCTGCCTTTGAGTTTCCCGTGGCCTGAGGAACCCCATCTCTCAACATCATAAACCTCTCTGTACAGTCACTGGTCCTGTGATATCTGTGCTCATGTGATGTTGACTCTGCTCTTTGCTCCCTTGTAATTGCTAAATAAAACAGGTTTATAAATAACAACTTTgacatgtgtattttttttattttttaatatagaacattgtactggctagctttgtgtcaacttgacacagctggagttatcacagagaaaggagcttcagttgggaaaatgcctccatgagatccagctgtaaggcattttctcaattagtgatcaagtggggagggccccttgtgggtggtgccatctctgggctggcagtcttgggttctataagagagtggactgagNNNNNNNNNNNNNNNNNNNNNNNNNNNNNNNNNNNNNNNNNNNNNNNNNNNNNNNNNNNNNNNNNNNNNNNNNNNNNNNNNNNNNNNNNNNNNNNNNNNNNNNNNNNNNNNNNNNNNNNNNNNNNNNNNNNNNNNNNNNNNNNNNNNNNNNNNNNNNNNNNNNNNNNNNNNNNNNNNNNNNNNNNNNNNNNNNNNNNNNNNNNNNNNNNNNNNNNNNNNNNNNNNNNNNNNNNNNNNNNNNNNNNNNNNNNNNNNNNNNNNNNNNNNNNNNNNNNNNNNNNNNNNNNNNNNNNNNNNNNNNNNNNNNNNNNNNNNNNNNNNNNNNNNNNNNNNNNNNNNNNNNNNNNNNNNNNNNNNNNNNNNNNNNNNNNNNNNNNNNNNNNNNNNNNNNNNNNNNNNNNNNNNNNNNNNNNNNNNNNNNNNNNNNNNNNNNNNNNNNNNNNNNNNNNNNNNNNNNNNNNNNNNNNNNNNNNNNNNNNNNNNNNNNNNNNNNNNNNNNNNNNNNNNNNNNNNNNNNNNNNNNNNNNNNNNNNNNNNNNNNNNNNNNNNNNNNNNNNNNNNNNNNNNNNNNNNNNNNNNNNNNNNNNNNNNNNNNNNNNNNNNNNNNNNNNNNNNNNNNNNNNNNNNNNNNNNNNNNNNNNNNNNNNNNNNNNNNNNNNNNNNNNNNNNNNNNNNNNNNNNNNNNNNNNNNNNNNNNNNNNNNNNNNNNNNNNNNNNNNNNNNNNNNNNNNNNNNNNNNNNNNNNNNNNNNNNNNNNNNNNNNNNNNNNNNNNNNNNNNNNNNNNNNNNNNNNNNNNNNNNNNNNNNNNNNNNNNNNNNNNNNNNNNNNNNNNNNNNNNNNNNNNNNNNNNNNNNNNNNNNNNNNNNNNNNNNNNNNNNNNNNNNNNNNNNNNNNNNNNNNNNNNNNNNNNNNNNNNNNNNNNNNNNNNNNNNNNNNNNNNNNNNNNNNNNNNNNNNNNNNNNNNNNNNNNNNNNNNNNNNNNNNNNNNNNNNNNNNNNNNNNNNNNNNNNNNNNNNNNNNNNNNNNNNNNNNNNNNNNNNNNNNNNNNNNNNNNNNNNNNNNNNNNNNNNNNNNNNNNNNNNNNNNNNNNNNNNNNNNNNNNNNNNNNNNNNNNNNNNNNNNNNNNNNNNNNNNNNNNNNNNNNNNNNNNNNNNNNNNNNNNNNNNNNNNNNNNNNNNNNNNNNNNNNNNNNNNNNNNNNNNNNNNNNNNNNNNNNNNNNNNNNNNNNNNNNNNNNNNNNNNNNNNNNNNNNNNNNNNNNNNNNNNNNNNNNNNNNNNNNNNNNNNNNNNNNNNNNNNNNNNNNNNNNNNNNNNNNNNNNNNNNNNNNNNNNNNNNNNNNNNNNNNNNNNNNNNNNNNNNNNNNNNNNNNNNNNNNNNNNNNNNNNNNNNNNNNNNNNNNNNNNNNNNNNNNNNNNNNNNNNNNNNNNNNNNNNNNNNNNNNNNNNNNNNNNNNNNNNNNNNNNNNNNNNNNNNNNNNNNNNNNNNNNNNNNNNNNNNNNNNNNNNNNNNNNNNNNNNNNNNNNNNNNNNNNNNNNNNNNNNNNNNNNNNNNNNNNNNNNNNNNNNNNNNNNNNNNNNNNNNNNNNNNNNNNNNNNNNNNNNNNNNNNNNNNNNNNNNNNNNNNNNNNNNNNNNNNNNNNNNNNNNNNNNNNNNNNNNNNNNNNNNNNNNNNNNNNNNNNNNNNNNNNNNNNNNNNNNNNNNNNNNNNNNNNNNNNNNNNNNNNNNNNNNNNNNNNNNNNNNNNNNNNNNNNNNNNNNNNNNNNNNNNNNNNNNNNNNNNNNNNNNNNNNNNNNNNNNNNNNNNNNNNNNNNNNNNNNNNNNNNNNNNNNNNNNNNNNNNNNNNNNNNNNNNNNNNNNNNNNNNNNNNNNNNNNNNNNNNNNNNNNNNNNNNNNNNNNNNNNNNNNNNNNNNNNNNNNNNNNNNNNNNNNNNNNNNNNNNNNNNNNNNNNNNNNNNNNNNNNNNNNNNNNNNNNNNNNNNNNNNNNNNNNNNNNNNNNNNNNNNNNNNNNNNNNNNNNNcatcctttggtgattaacagcagaatggaaatgtaagccgaataaaccctttcctccccaacttgcttcttggttatgatgtttgtgcaggaataggaaccctgactaagacaaacatcCTGCTTGTAGGCAAGGTCCTTTTAGGGTATCATTAATTTTCCCTCTCACAGCTGTCTATCTTAATTTGTTAGTCTACTatagtttaaatttaatttcccatttaatttcatttcaaaacttttaaagataaaatagaattCCATTCCTTTACCCCTTCATTTCTCATCCACCAGCCCATCCTAGGTGTCTTCACTCCAaaccctcacctcctccttcaTTATCAAATTGATAGTCTTTTGGGGAGCctatatttccttcattttcttataaataatttttaatgtattcatttctcatgtgtttcccttcctttccttagaAACTGTTAAGAAATGCCAGTTGAGTGTTCCTGCCCACATGAATTGCCTGTCAGTGAGAACCTAATTCCAGGTGTAAATGTACCCACCATGCTAACAGCCGTTATTAGGAATTAGTGGTTAGGCCTCTCTGCTTTGATCACCAGTAGATCACAGTACTCAGGCAGAGTAATTGGCTGGAGAAACATATTCATGGACAGGTATAGCCagagcctttttgtttttttagaagaGAATAAGTTATTTTTGGAATCACAGTTTCCTTCATGACCAAGAAAATTGCCTGTCAACAAACCACAATAGCAgtgaatttttcttctttcagacctGAAATTTCATTTCTGTAAAAGTGCCCTAAAGGGACAGCAGAAACATGACAAAGTGTTCAGGTACAACTTTGCATCCCAACTACAAATGAGAAATACTGGAGACATTCAGACTGGTCAAATTAAGGAACTCA
Coding sequences within:
- the LOC110315510 gene encoding keratin, type II cytoskeletal 6A-like, with translation MSTKTTIRSQTSHCGFSASSARVPVLNRSGFSSVSVCHSRGISGSGAVCGGAGFGSRSLYGVGRSKRISIRGGSCGIGGGYGSCFGGGFGIGGGAGGSFGFGAGAGFGGGYGGAGFPVCPPGGIQEVTINKSLLTPLNLQIDPTIQQVRTEEREQIKTLNNKFASFIDKVRFLEQQNKVLDTKWALLQQQGTKTVRQNLEPMFEQYISNLRRQLDCIIGERGRLDSELRNMQDTVEDYKSKYEDEINRRTKEENEFVVLKKDVDAAYMNKTELQAKADSLTDEINFLRIIYEAELSQVQTDVSDTSVVLSMDNNRSLDLDSIIAEVKAKYENIAQRSRAEAETLYQTKYEELQVTAGRHGDDLRNTKQEIAEIKHSIQRLQSEIKHLEKQSANLQAAIADAERRGEMALKDARDKLEGLRDALQKAKQEMARLLNEYQDIMNVKLGLDAEIDSYRILLEGEEDRFNGDGVGPVNISVVQSTVSSGYGSTGGASSSLGLCGGSSHSYASSHGTGCGFSAGSSRAIRGGLNSSGGNTSTIKYTTASYGRKR